From Crassaminicella indica, one genomic window encodes:
- a CDS encoding LytS/YhcK type 5TM receptor domain-containing protein, with product MILNIILGLANKFGNLFVFAFILSRLRSFRNLIAKRPVKLIDKLILSSVFGIFGIIGTYFSIEFEGALVNTRIIGVATGGLLGGPLVGLLAGLIAGIHRGMIFAGSFTTTACAVSTVFEGIMAGFMGKFIQNKKKKWMYAALTGAIAESMRKISVLIFSRPFEDAVSLVKAIWIPMVVINSLGLALLFVIIDNIFTEEEKMGAQQAELTLRIADKTLPFIKKGLSSKDIQKVAQIVYDMTEYNAVSFTNTEKIVAHAGAGTDRHEVGKPIVTDITNHVLATGEPIILGHCSEKLCMYRNHNCPLESVVMFPLKENDKVIGTFKLYKGVPNAITAIDVELANGLAKLFSTQLTLGKLEYHSKLLAAAELKALQAQINPHFLFNSLTVIGSLCRTNPDKARSLITHLSNVFRKNLNMNKEVIDLEVELNHVKSYVEIEKARFEEKLEVIYDIEENLNCILPPLTLQPIVENAIKHGLLPKKNGGRVSITGKKQKNEVIIHIEDDGVGIEKERLLQIMSDKQIHEDSLGINNVNQRLKGMFGEKYGLQIESKVGKGTVVVLKIPVIEHAEECD from the coding sequence ATGATTTTAAACATTATATTAGGACTTGCAAATAAATTTGGTAATCTGTTTGTTTTTGCATTCATATTATCGAGATTAAGATCATTTCGGAATCTTATTGCAAAAAGGCCTGTAAAGCTAATTGATAAACTGATTTTATCTTCTGTTTTTGGTATATTTGGAATTATCGGAACTTATTTTAGTATAGAATTTGAAGGAGCATTGGTGAATACAAGGATCATTGGTGTTGCAACAGGAGGACTTTTAGGAGGTCCATTAGTAGGGCTGTTGGCAGGACTTATAGCAGGAATCCATAGAGGTATGATTTTTGCTGGCAGCTTTACTACAACTGCTTGTGCTGTATCTACTGTATTTGAAGGGATTATGGCAGGATTTATGGGTAAATTTATTCAAAATAAGAAGAAAAAATGGATGTATGCGGCACTTACAGGAGCTATTGCTGAGAGCATGAGAAAAATTTCTGTTCTAATTTTTTCAAGACCCTTTGAGGATGCAGTCAGCTTAGTAAAAGCTATTTGGATTCCAATGGTTGTGATTAATTCACTAGGTTTGGCTCTTTTATTTGTTATTATTGATAATATATTCACCGAGGAAGAAAAAATGGGAGCTCAGCAGGCAGAGTTGACTCTTAGGATTGCTGATAAAACCTTACCTTTCATCAAAAAGGGGTTAAGTTCAAAGGATATTCAAAAAGTAGCACAAATAGTTTATGATATGACAGAATATAATGCTGTAAGCTTTACTAATACAGAAAAAATTGTAGCTCATGCTGGAGCTGGGACAGATCGGCATGAGGTAGGAAAGCCTATTGTAACAGATATTACGAATCACGTACTTGCTACAGGAGAACCTATTATTTTAGGGCATTGTAGTGAAAAGCTGTGTATGTATAGAAATCACAATTGCCCCCTTGAATCTGTTGTTATGTTTCCATTAAAGGAAAATGATAAAGTCATCGGAACTTTTAAGCTCTATAAAGGCGTACCTAATGCAATAACAGCTATTGATGTGGAGCTTGCAAATGGATTAGCAAAGCTTTTTTCTACTCAGTTGACGCTAGGAAAGCTTGAATATCATTCAAAGCTTTTGGCTGCGGCTGAGCTTAAAGCGTTACAAGCTCAGATAAATCCTCATTTTTTATTTAATTCTTTAACTGTGATCGGTTCTCTTTGCAGAACCAATCCTGATAAAGCAAGAAGCTTAATTACTCACCTTAGTAATGTTTTTAGAAAGAATTTGAATATGAACAAAGAGGTTATAGATTTAGAAGTTGAATTAAATCATGTAAAATCTTATGTAGAGATTGAGAAAGCAAGGTTTGAAGAAAAATTGGAAGTAATTTATGATATAGAAGAAAACTTAAATTGTATTCTTCCTCCTCTAACTCTTCAGCCAATTGTAGAGAATGCTATAAAGCATGGACTTCTTCCTAAAAAGAATGGCGGGAGGGTAAGTATTACTGGAAAGAAGCAAAAAAACGAAGTAATCATTCACATTGAAGATGATGGAGTAGGTATAGAAAAGGAAAGACTCTTACAGATTATGAGTGATAAGCAGATACATGAGGATTCTTTGGGTATTAACAATGTAAACCAAAGATTAAAGGGAATGTTTGGAGAAAAATATGGACTACAGATAGAGAGCAAAGTAGGAAAAGGAACTGTTGTAGTTCTAAAAATTCCTGTTATAGAGCATGCTGAGGAGTGTGATTAG
- a CDS encoding LytR/AlgR family response regulator transcription factor: MLRVMIVDDEKYIRDELKYFLKKYDDIEIVGETGDGEEVMKLIKKLSPDLVFLDIQLQHMNGLLLARKILDQENSPFVILATAYNEYAIQGFEINVSDYILKPFSEERLKSAIDRVKKQMNKEYKYAQKDEEVEINKLCVFQRDRFILMDIEEIQYIESRHQDIVVHARGGEYSCNFSLKELEERFKKKRFIRTHKSYIVNIDYINEIIPWFNYTYKIKIKGKEEVEIPVSRNYLKKFKKILGI, from the coding sequence TTGCTCAGGGTTATGATTGTGGATGATGAAAAATATATTCGTGATGAGTTAAAATATTTTCTAAAAAAATATGACGATATAGAAATTGTTGGTGAAACGGGTGATGGAGAAGAGGTAATGAAATTAATAAAAAAATTATCTCCAGATCTAGTATTTTTGGATATTCAGCTTCAGCATATGAATGGTCTTTTGTTGGCTCGAAAAATATTAGATCAGGAAAATTCTCCATTTGTTATTTTAGCAACAGCATATAATGAATATGCTATTCAAGGCTTTGAAATAAATGTAAGTGATTATATATTAAAGCCTTTTTCAGAAGAGAGATTAAAATCTGCTATTGATCGAGTTAAGAAGCAGATGAATAAAGAATATAAGTATGCACAAAAAGATGAAGAAGTAGAAATTAATAAATTATGTGTATTTCAGAGAGATCGTTTTATTCTAATGGATATAGAAGAAATTCAATATATTGAATCTAGGCATCAAGATATTGTTGTTCATGCAAGAGGGGGAGAGTATAGTTGCAATTTTTCGTTAAAGGAATTGGAAGAAAGATTTAAAAAGAAAAGGTTTATTCGTACCCATAAAAGCTATATTGTAAATATTGATTATATAAATGAGATTATTCCGTGGTTTAATTATACGTATAAGATAAAAATAAAGGGAAAGGAAGAAGTAGAAATACCTGTTAGCAGAAATTATTTGAAGAAATTTAAAAAAATATTAGGCATATGA
- a CDS encoding TAXI family TRAP transporter solute-binding subunit produces the protein MKKKLSILLVCMLALSVFAVGCSKSEDQASKAKKTFVTIATGGSSGPYFAIGGAISNILNEKLENVNASVQSTGASAVNATLLGEQKAELAFAMNDVINYAYTGTEVFKDKGKVENLRGIAALYPNFVQVVTLEGNGINEISDLKGKRVGVGAPGSGTEVNARQILAAHDITYDDIDEDFLSYSESIEQLKNGAVDAAFLTSGLPNSTIMDICTTHDVKIVPIRKAVVEKLAADYPFYSSEVIPAGTYDNKEDVETAAVTTLLVTRAELSDDVVYDITKTIFENLDALHQAHSAAKRISLDTVKKGMPIPLHPGAEKYYKEQGK, from the coding sequence ATGAAGAAAAAGCTATCAATACTTTTAGTATGTATGTTAGCATTAAGTGTTTTTGCTGTTGGATGTTCAAAATCAGAAGATCAAGCTTCAAAGGCTAAGAAAACGTTTGTAACAATTGCTACGGGCGGTAGTTCAGGACCATATTTTGCAATCGGTGGTGCGATTTCTAATATTTTAAATGAAAAGCTTGAAAATGTGAATGCATCTGTACAATCTACAGGAGCATCTGCAGTCAATGCAACACTACTTGGAGAGCAAAAGGCTGAGCTTGCTTTTGCGATGAATGATGTCATCAACTATGCATATACGGGAACAGAGGTTTTTAAGGATAAAGGAAAAGTTGAAAATTTAAGAGGTATTGCTGCGCTTTATCCAAACTTTGTACAGGTAGTAACATTAGAAGGAAATGGAATCAATGAGATTTCAGATTTAAAAGGAAAGAGAGTTGGAGTAGGAGCTCCAGGAAGTGGTACAGAAGTAAATGCTCGTCAAATTTTAGCAGCTCATGACATTACTTATGATGATATTGATGAAGATTTCTTATCATATTCTGAAAGTATTGAGCAGTTAAAAAATGGTGCAGTAGATGCAGCATTCTTAACTTCAGGACTTCCAAACTCAACAATTATGGATATTTGCACAACTCATGATGTGAAAATTGTACCAATAAGAAAAGCTGTGGTAGAAAAATTAGCAGCAGATTATCCATTCTATTCTTCAGAGGTAATACCAGCAGGAACTTATGACAATAAAGAGGATGTTGAAACTGCAGCAGTTACAACATTGCTTGTAACAAGAGCAGAACTAAGTGATGATGTAGTATATGATATTACAAAAACAATATTTGAAAATTTAGATGCATTACATCAAGCACATTCTGCAGCGAAGAGAATTAGTTTAGATACAGTAAAAAAAGGAATGCCTATTCCACTACATCCAGGAGCAGAAAAATATTATAAAGAGCAAGGAAAATAA
- a CDS encoding TRAP transporter permease, giving the protein MKNRKGDKMSKEQEMGLGHEAILEKYDAESRFRKFNKNSIPGMIVFIMCIGLSLFHLYTAATGPLVTLMHRAVHTTAVMALVFILYPFSKKSSKKKASILDWIFAVLSIVLGLYIVMNYNDLVLRAGMPNNTDIAFGIMAIILVLEAGRRITGNEIAILAVLFLIYAYVGPYLPDIIAHRGYSIKDIAEYMYLTMEGIFGIAIGVSSTYIFLFVLFGAFLSKSGMGQFFNDLAMAIAGKGKGGPAKVAVISSGLLGSINGSAVANVVTTGAFTIPLMKKIGYEPEFAGAVEATASCGGQILPPVMGAAAFIMAEYLGIKYIHIAAAAAIPALLYYLGVIVMIHLRASKNGLTGLPKEQLPRVSEVLKQRGHLLIPLIVLLYLLISGKTPIYAAFYSIIATILTSALKKETRMSFKDIIDALESGARTALGVAMSCAIVGLIIGVATLTGFGLKLAGAILFLGKGNLFITLVLTMIACIVLGMGLPSIPAYIITATMAAPALAKMGVPHHVSHMFVFYFGMLANLTPPVALAAFAGAGIAGGNPARTGFQAVKLALAGFIVPYIFVYSPALLLIDTTPIGVILATITAVVGVVALGVAAEGYLFAKVNILYRVVMFASAILLMMPGIKTDIVGFVLFLVIFFIQKMRGKRGDFITA; this is encoded by the coding sequence TTGAAAAATAGAAAGGGTGATAAGATGTCAAAGGAGCAAGAGATGGGCTTAGGACATGAAGCCATACTTGAAAAATATGATGCAGAATCTAGATTTAGAAAATTTAACAAAAATAGTATTCCTGGAATGATTGTATTTATTATGTGTATTGGATTATCATTATTTCATCTTTATACTGCAGCAACAGGTCCTTTGGTTACATTGATGCATAGGGCAGTCCACACTACAGCTGTAATGGCTTTAGTATTCATTTTGTATCCATTTTCTAAAAAATCTTCTAAGAAAAAAGCATCTATTTTAGATTGGATTTTTGCAGTATTGTCAATAGTATTAGGATTGTATATTGTTATGAATTATAATGACCTAGTGCTTCGTGCAGGAATGCCTAATAATACAGATATTGCATTTGGGATTATGGCAATTATATTGGTATTAGAAGCAGGAAGAAGGATTACTGGGAATGAGATTGCAATTTTAGCTGTATTATTCTTAATTTATGCTTATGTAGGACCTTATTTGCCAGATATTATTGCACATAGAGGATATAGCATAAAAGATATAGCAGAATATATGTATCTGACTATGGAAGGAATTTTTGGTATTGCTATTGGCGTATCTTCAACATATATTTTCTTATTTGTATTATTTGGAGCATTTTTATCAAAATCAGGAATGGGTCAGTTTTTTAATGATTTGGCAATGGCTATTGCTGGAAAAGGCAAGGGAGGTCCTGCAAAGGTAGCTGTTATTTCTAGTGGTTTACTTGGTTCAATCAATGGTAGTGCTGTTGCGAATGTGGTAACAACAGGAGCATTTACTATTCCGTTAATGAAAAAGATAGGATATGAACCCGAGTTTGCTGGAGCGGTAGAAGCAACTGCATCTTGTGGAGGACAAATTTTACCACCTGTTATGGGAGCAGCAGCATTTATTATGGCAGAGTATTTGGGGATAAAATATATTCATATTGCAGCAGCTGCTGCTATTCCAGCTCTTTTATATTATCTTGGAGTAATTGTTATGATTCATTTAAGGGCTTCAAAAAATGGTTTAACAGGACTTCCAAAAGAACAATTACCAAGAGTTTCTGAGGTTTTAAAGCAAAGAGGACATTTGTTGATTCCATTGATTGTTTTACTATATCTTTTGATTTCAGGAAAAACTCCTATTTATGCAGCATTTTATTCTATTATTGCAACTATTCTTACTAGTGCATTAAAGAAAGAAACGAGAATGAGTTTTAAAGATATTATTGATGCATTAGAAAGCGGTGCGCGTACAGCTTTAGGAGTTGCAATGTCTTGTGCCATTGTAGGACTAATCATAGGGGTTGCAACACTAACTGGATTTGGATTAAAGCTTGCAGGTGCTATTCTCTTCTTAGGAAAAGGGAATTTATTTATCACATTAGTCCTTACAATGATAGCATGCATTGTTCTTGGAATGGGTCTTCCATCTATTCCAGCATATATTATTACAGCGACTATGGCAGCGCCAGCACTTGCGAAAATGGGTGTACCACATCATGTATCTCATATGTTCGTGTTTTATTTTGGAATGCTTGCCAATTTAACACCGCCAGTGGCATTAGCAGCATTTGCAGGAGCTGGTATTGCAGGTGGAAATCCAGCAAGAACAGGATTTCAGGCTGTAAAGCTAGCGTTAGCTGGGTTTATTGTGCCGTATATTTTTGTATATTCACCAGCTCTTTTATTGATTGATACAACACCTATAGGTGTGATCTTAGCAACTATTACAGCAGTGGTTGGGGTTGTTGCCTTAGGTGTAGCTGCAGAAGGATATTTATTCGCAAAGGTAAATATTTTATATAGAGTAGTTATGTTTGCATCAGCTATCCTTCTTATGATGCCGGGAATTAAAACAGATATTGTAGGTTTTGTACTATTCTTAGTAATATTCTTTATTCAAAAGATGCGAGGAAAAAGAGGAGATTTTATTACTGCATAA
- a CDS encoding DUF1850 domain-containing protein: MKKYNKFVIIFLILAFILMIFIHIPVLILEDTKHSKIIFIHTISPNDHFTMHWMHSVELEPWEEIFYVDCDYNIILDYTRFKAFGAGVPDYAGKKTVVKNGWIYFLEIDKKMPTLTYGISSFAKHTFYFNNQRLKLYEIVPNDAPCKIYTKKISILSYVYEKFIQ; this comes from the coding sequence GTGAAAAAATATAATAAATTTGTTATCATTTTTCTAATTTTAGCTTTTATTTTAATGATTTTCATCCATATCCCTGTATTAATATTAGAAGATACAAAGCATTCAAAAATTATTTTTATTCATACAATTTCTCCAAATGATCACTTTACTATGCATTGGATGCATTCTGTGGAATTAGAGCCTTGGGAGGAAATATTTTATGTAGATTGTGATTATAATATTATACTAGACTATACAAGATTTAAAGCCTTTGGTGCTGGAGTTCCTGATTATGCAGGAAAAAAAACAGTAGTTAAGAACGGTTGGATTTACTTTTTAGAGATCGATAAAAAAATGCCAACTCTTACTTATGGCATCTCAAGCTTTGCAAAGCATACATTTTATTTTAATAACCAAAGACTAAAGCTTTATGAAATAGTTCCAAATGATGCTCCTTGTAAAATATATACAAAAAAGATTTCTATTCTTTCTTATGTATATGAAAAATTCATACAATAA
- a CDS encoding ECF transporter S component, with the protein MNKATAIEKKSCRLKSIGTVNGLTKISILSVFAYVIMFIEIPIFFLPGFLKIDFSDLPALIGGLALGPAAGIMIEFIKNLLHFITKTTTGGVGEFANFLVGIALIIPASISYQKYRTKKGAMAGIIVGVITMSVVGALANYYMLLPFYAKVMPLEQIISLSAAANDAIVDIKTLVLYGVVPFNLIKGIMVAILTGFLYKKLSPILKTR; encoded by the coding sequence ATGAATAAAGCAACAGCTATTGAAAAAAAATCTTGTAGATTAAAATCTATAGGAACAGTAAATGGACTTACGAAGATATCAATATTATCTGTATTTGCATATGTGATAATGTTCATAGAAATTCCAATATTTTTCTTACCAGGATTTTTAAAAATTGATTTTAGTGATTTACCTGCATTGATTGGGGGATTAGCTTTAGGACCAGCTGCGGGGATTATGATTGAGTTTATTAAAAATCTTCTGCACTTTATTACAAAGACAACTACAGGAGGCGTAGGAGAGTTTGCAAACTTTTTAGTAGGGATTGCTTTAATTATTCCGGCGAGCATTTCTTATCAAAAATATAGAACAAAAAAAGGAGCAATGGCTGGGATCATCGTAGGGGTTATTACGATGAGTGTTGTAGGAGCACTTGCAAATTATTATATGCTTCTTCCTTTCTATGCAAAGGTGATGCCACTAGAGCAAATTATTTCTTTAAGTGCAGCGGCGAATGATGCTATTGTAGATATAAAGACTTTAGTATTGTATGGTGTTGTACCTTTTAACTTAATAAAAGGTATTATGGTAGCTATTTTAACTGGTTTTCTTTATAAGAAGCTTTCTCCTATTTTGAAAACAAGATAA
- the tsaE gene encoding tRNA (adenosine(37)-N6)-threonylcarbamoyltransferase complex ATPase subunit type 1 TsaE, translating into MKIISNSEQKTYALGYKLGTLLKASDVVCLTGDLGAGKTTISKAIAKGLEVDECVTSPTFTIIHEYEGRIPLYHFDVYRIGEIEEMEDLGYEEYFYGEGVCLIEWASQIEELIPKEHLWIHIKKVDENTREIEINGTSEHFQTIIEELKNI; encoded by the coding sequence ATGAAGATAATTAGTAATAGTGAACAAAAAACTTATGCTTTAGGTTATAAATTAGGTACCTTATTAAAGGCTAGTGATGTAGTATGTTTAACAGGAGATTTAGGAGCAGGAAAAACTACTATTTCAAAGGCAATTGCAAAAGGACTAGAAGTCGATGAATGTGTTACAAGTCCTACCTTTACAATTATACATGAATATGAAGGGCGTATTCCTTTATACCATTTTGATGTATATCGTATTGGAGAAATAGAGGAAATGGAGGATTTAGGATATGAAGAATATTTCTATGGAGAAGGGGTATGTCTTATTGAATGGGCATCACAAATAGAGGAGCTAATCCCAAAGGAACATTTATGGATTCATATAAAGAAGGTTGATGAAAATACAAGGGAAATAGAAATCAATGGTACAAGTGAGCATTTTCAAACAATCATAGAGGAGTTGAAAAATATATGA
- the tsaB gene encoding tRNA (adenosine(37)-N6)-threonylcarbamoyltransferase complex dimerization subunit type 1 TsaB, producing MKILALDTSSIVATVAVMDDDRLIGEYIINHKRTHSQKLMPMIKALLESCEVTMKDIDIVAVAKGPGSFTGLRIGVATAKGLAHAQNIPVVGISTLDALAFNMPFSEGIICPILDARRNQVYTAVYKWENKDLYSIEKPAAMSIKELVEKLIERPEKVTFLGDGIEANREYLIERLGERAVFSPNSVKMQRASSVAELAMEKAKNGEIQNYFELVPTYLRKSEAERQYEEKMKRCGNGES from the coding sequence ATGAAGATATTGGCTTTAGACACTTCGTCTATTGTTGCTACAGTGGCAGTGATGGACGATGATCGATTAATCGGAGAATATATTATAAATCACAAAAGAACGCATTCACAAAAGTTGATGCCCATGATAAAAGCTTTATTAGAAAGCTGTGAGGTAACTATGAAGGATATAGATATTGTGGCTGTTGCAAAGGGGCCTGGATCTTTTACGGGACTTAGAATTGGTGTTGCTACTGCAAAAGGACTTGCACATGCTCAGAATATTCCTGTTGTAGGAATATCTACTTTAGATGCATTAGCATTTAATATGCCTTTTTCTGAAGGGATTATATGTCCTATTTTAGATGCTAGAAGAAATCAAGTATATACAGCTGTGTATAAATGGGAGAATAAAGATTTATATAGCATAGAAAAACCAGCGGCTATGAGTATTAAAGAATTAGTAGAAAAACTTATAGAAAGACCTGAAAAGGTTACATTCTTAGGAGATGGAATAGAGGCTAATAGAGAATATCTCATAGAAAGATTAGGAGAGCGGGCAGTATTTTCACCTAATAGTGTTAAGATGCAGAGAGCTTCTTCTGTTGCAGAGCTTGCTATGGAAAAAGCAAAAAATGGAGAAATACAAAATTATTTTGAATTGGTACCAACTTATTTGAGAAAATCTGAAGCAGAAAGGCAATATGAAGAGAAAATGAAAAGGTGTGGAAATGGTGAAAGTTAG
- the rimI gene encoding ribosomal protein S18-alanine N-acetyltransferase, with translation MVKVRSMTLEDVDDVFEIEKSSFPIPWSVEAFTAEIEHNEKARYVVLEKEEKVIGYGGFWKILDEGHITNIAVHPSVRGKGYGNLIVEGLLKIAKREEIKEMTLEVRVSNKVAQRLYEKYGFKACGIRPKYYQDNGEDAVIMWRSEKHSEEKI, from the coding sequence ATGGTGAAAGTTAGGTCAATGACTTTAGAAGATGTTGATGATGTTTTTGAAATAGAAAAAAGCAGTTTTCCTATTCCGTGGTCTGTAGAAGCCTTTACAGCTGAAATAGAGCATAATGAAAAGGCTAGATATGTTGTTTTGGAAAAAGAAGAAAAAGTTATAGGTTATGGAGGGTTTTGGAAGATATTAGATGAAGGACATATTACAAATATTGCAGTACATCCATCTGTAAGAGGAAAAGGTTATGGCAATTTGATTGTCGAAGGATTGTTAAAAATTGCGAAAAGAGAAGAGATTAAAGAAATGACTTTAGAAGTTAGGGTGTCAAATAAAGTAGCACAAAGGCTGTATGAAAAATATGGATTCAAAGCCTGTGGTATTAGACCGAAGTATTATCAGGATAATGGAGAAGATGCTGTGATCATGTGGAGATCAGAAAAGCATTCTGAAGAAAAGATTTAG
- a CDS encoding efflux RND transporter periplasmic adaptor subunit — MLKGKKKKVLIIATIIAVMFAIGIGKVKASKKGQTPIMSVETVEIKKQNIESHIQVTGQILSMDKREIVSDVEEKIEKMLVEKGQKVEKGQVLMELEKTDILYKIKEAQASLSIAENDLEQLKAELEIELSNAEIKYKDAKDNYEKNKQLYEANALSKSELDDSKNNLDEMYNQYALVKKKIGDRENTGEIAKKKKQIKLAKLQLEKANEDLKKYTIKSPITGTIVDMKISESGIIENHVPLMYIQDVDHLEIVTDVNEYDASKIKIGDSVKITGDAFEGKEYKGKVEYVGPFAKTVQTGRGKENVVEIKVAIEDIDSYLKPGFSAKMDILTESKKDTYVLPYEAIYTKKNGDKVIFIVRNGKVKEQKIETGIESDLEIEVIGKELKEKDRVIMNPTENIKDGIEVKENKVM, encoded by the coding sequence ATGTTAAAGGGGAAAAAAAAGAAGGTGCTAATTATAGCAACGATCATTGCAGTGATGTTTGCTATAGGGATAGGAAAGGTTAAAGCGAGTAAAAAAGGACAAACTCCTATTATGAGCGTTGAAACTGTAGAGATTAAGAAACAAAATATAGAATCTCATATTCAGGTAACGGGTCAAATTTTGTCTATGGATAAAAGAGAGATTGTTTCTGATGTAGAAGAAAAAATTGAAAAAATGCTTGTAGAAAAAGGTCAAAAAGTAGAAAAAGGTCAAGTCCTTATGGAACTAGAAAAAACAGATATCCTTTACAAAATCAAGGAAGCTCAAGCAAGCTTATCAATAGCTGAAAATGATTTGGAGCAATTAAAAGCAGAATTAGAAATCGAATTGAGTAATGCAGAAATTAAGTATAAAGATGCAAAGGATAATTATGAAAAAAATAAACAGCTTTATGAAGCCAATGCATTAAGTAAGAGTGAATTAGATGATTCGAAAAACAATTTAGATGAAATGTATAATCAATATGCTTTGGTTAAGAAAAAAATAGGAGATAGAGAAAATACTGGAGAAATTGCAAAAAAGAAAAAGCAGATAAAGCTTGCTAAATTGCAGCTAGAAAAAGCAAATGAGGATCTAAAAAAATATACTATTAAAAGTCCTATTACAGGAACTATTGTAGATATGAAAATTTCAGAAAGCGGTATTATTGAAAATCATGTTCCACTTATGTATATTCAGGATGTAGATCATTTAGAAATTGTTACAGATGTTAATGAATATGATGCAAGTAAAATAAAAATAGGAGATAGTGTGAAGATTACAGGAGATGCTTTTGAAGGAAAAGAATATAAAGGGAAGGTAGAATATGTTGGTCCCTTTGCAAAAACTGTTCAAACAGGAAGAGGAAAAGAAAATGTTGTTGAGATTAAGGTGGCTATAGAGGATATAGATTCATACTTAAAACCAGGTTTTTCAGCTAAGATGGATATATTGACAGAAAGTAAAAAAGATACTTATGTACTACCTTATGAAGCTATATATACAAAGAAAAATGGAGATAAAGTTATTTTTATTGTAAGAAATGGAAAAGTCAAAGAACAAAAGATTGAAACAGGTATAGAAAGCGACTTGGAGATTGAGGTAATAGGAAAAGAATTAAAGGAAAAGGACCGAGTGATAATGAATCCTACTGAAAATATTAAAGATGGTATCGAGGTCAAAGAGAATAAGGTGATGTAA
- a CDS encoding ABC transporter ATP-binding protein, which yields MIKIEGLKKVYKNGNIAVEALKGINLTVKPKEFVSIMGPSGSGKSTMMNILGCLDKPSDGKYELDGEIIEGMNDDQLAVIRNKKIGFVFQSFNLLPRISALRNVELPMIYAGVSPEERRKRAINALERVGLGERMNHKSNELSGGQRQRVAIARALVNNPSILLADEPTGNLDTKAGDEIMEIFQQLNNDGVTIVMVTHEPEIAEHTKRIITFRDGEIIEDKMVENQIILSAKAVGE from the coding sequence ATGATAAAAATAGAAGGGTTAAAAAAAGTTTATAAAAATGGGAATATTGCTGTAGAAGCTTTAAAAGGAATAAATCTTACGGTAAAACCTAAAGAATTTGTATCCATAATGGGTCCATCAGGTTCAGGAAAGTCTACCATGATGAATATTCTAGGATGCTTAGATAAACCAAGTGATGGGAAATATGAGTTAGATGGAGAGATAATAGAAGGAATGAATGATGATCAGCTAGCAGTGATTAGAAATAAAAAAATAGGATTTGTATTCCAATCCTTCAATCTTCTTCCCCGTATTTCGGCTCTGAGGAATGTGGAGCTACCGATGATCTATGCAGGAGTATCTCCAGAAGAAAGAAGAAAAAGAGCTATAAATGCGTTAGAGAGAGTGGGATTAGGAGAACGAATGAATCATAAATCAAATGAGCTTTCAGGAGGTCAAAGGCAAAGAGTGGCTATTGCAAGGGCTTTAGTTAACAATCCTTCGATACTTTTAGCAGATGAACCTACAGGGAATTTGGATACAAAAGCAGGAGATGAAATCATGGAAATCTTCCAGCAGTTGAATAATGATGGAGTTACTATTGTTATGGTAACTCACGAACCAGAAATTGCAGAGCATACAAAACGAATAATAACCTTTAGAGATGGTGAAATCATAGAAGATAAAATGGTAGAAAATCAGATTATATTAAGTGCTAAGGCAGTAGGAGAATAG